The following coding sequences are from one Diabrotica virgifera virgifera chromosome 2, PGI_DIABVI_V3a window:
- the LOC114326489 gene encoding uncharacterized protein LOC114326489 yields MRKFGMINPRHHPGDEEVALSFKRPCVCTTENVDIEKSFVYVEGTKTDNNISANLPELTENVWYEIRPQKLFSKQPIPLVTSRQTYITRVLLDGKLTHLEADEEDVEEEKSTIKNVSINIKKSAARFLGRAGVDFDF; encoded by the exons ATGCGCAAATTTGGAATGATAAATCCTAGACATCACCCTGGTGATGAAGAAGTTGCACTTTCTTTTAAAAGACCTTGCGTTTGCACCACAGAAAACGTAGATATAG AGAAAAGTTTTGTCTACGTCGAAGGAACTAAAACTGATAACAATATTTCTGCAAATTTACCTGAGCTCACTGAAAACGTATG GTATGAAATTCGGCCTCAAAAGTTATTTTCCAAACAGCCCATACCTTTGGTGACTTCAAGACAGACTTATATAACGAGAGTATTGCTTGATGGAAAATTAACTCACTTGGAAGCTGACGAGGAAGATGTTGAAGAAGAAAAGAGTACGATCAAGAATGTTAGTATTAACATTAAAAAGTCTGCTGCAAGATTCCTTGGAAGAGCAggagttgattttgatttttag